A stretch of the Agromyces larvae genome encodes the following:
- a CDS encoding GntR family transcriptional regulator, producing the protein MEIATEGTLTALDLAERIGGTRSEDIRRTIADLITSGALPPGTRLPTIRDVAAALDTSVGSVADAWTELRRLGLLDTRRRGGTTVSSRSAETPDTAGLALGDTGVGRSSDPDVAGAFLRRDRIDLGRASADPAFLPDPTAFLVAAIDTTDDSGSDLITPALRAAVVPGLSFTPQAVAAAPGMHAAMHLAYTALLRPGDVVAVEDPTCVRNLALLRAAGARVVPIASDADGPLPESVAAALEQGLTMLAFQPVAAVPLGASLTRRRRDELAELIANAPAPPWILEEDPAGPLGGRHPGGGTTRGESLGAVLPDRVLRVVHLARAFGPLLQTAVLAGGSTAVHAVAEVQRLEGARPNPLLQDALAALMRDASADALIIAAAETYARRNRALLDALAARGISAQGAGGFFAWVPVADERDALLRLAEHGVSASPGSRSTFGDLAPHIRVATTRLPDDPQRIAELADAVAAAAAHTLATEDE; encoded by the coding sequence ATGGAGATCGCTACCGAGGGAACGCTCACGGCGCTCGACTTGGCGGAGCGGATCGGCGGCACCCGGTCCGAGGACATCCGCCGCACCATCGCCGACCTCATCACCTCGGGTGCCCTGCCGCCGGGCACCCGCCTGCCCACGATTCGCGATGTCGCCGCGGCGCTCGATACCAGCGTGGGCTCGGTCGCCGACGCGTGGACGGAGCTCAGGCGGCTCGGTCTGCTCGACACTCGGCGCCGGGGCGGCACGACGGTGTCGTCGCGCAGCGCCGAGACCCCCGACACCGCCGGACTCGCCCTGGGCGATACGGGAGTCGGCCGCTCGAGCGATCCCGACGTCGCCGGGGCCTTCCTCCGACGCGACCGCATCGACCTCGGCCGTGCAAGCGCCGATCCCGCCTTCCTCCCCGACCCCACCGCGTTTCTCGTCGCCGCGATCGACACCACCGACGACTCCGGCAGCGACCTGATCACACCGGCTCTCCGTGCGGCAGTCGTCCCGGGGCTCTCCTTCACCCCCCAGGCCGTGGCAGCCGCGCCAGGCATGCACGCCGCGATGCACCTGGCCTACACCGCTCTCCTCCGACCCGGCGATGTCGTCGCCGTCGAGGATCCGACGTGCGTGCGGAACCTCGCCCTGCTCCGCGCCGCGGGCGCGCGGGTGGTCCCCATCGCCTCCGACGCGGATGGTCCGCTGCCCGAATCGGTCGCGGCGGCTCTCGAGCAGGGCCTGACGATGCTGGCGTTCCAGCCGGTCGCCGCGGTTCCGCTCGGCGCTTCGCTCACCAGGCGTCGACGCGACGAACTCGCGGAGCTCATCGCGAATGCTCCGGCGCCGCCGTGGATCCTCGAGGAAGATCCCGCCGGGCCGCTCGGCGGCCGGCACCCCGGCGGTGGCACGACCAGGGGGGAGAGCCTCGGCGCAGTGCTGCCCGACCGAGTGCTCAGGGTCGTGCACCTCGCGCGTGCGTTCGGTCCGCTGCTGCAGACCGCGGTCCTCGCGGGCGGGAGCACCGCCGTTCACGCCGTCGCCGAGGTGCAGCGGCTCGAAGGCGCACGGCCGAATCCACTCCTGCAGGACGCCCTCGCCGCGCTCATGCGGGACGCGTCGGCCGACGCCCTGATCATCGCCGCTGCCGAGACGTACGCCCGCCGTAACCGCGCCCTGCTCGACGCGCTCGCAGCACGGGGCATCTCCGCGCAGGGGGCGGGCGGGTTCTTCGCCTGGGTGCCGGTGGCCGACGAGCGCGATGCGTTGCTGCGGTTGGCCGAGCACGGCGTCTCGGCCAGCCCGGGCTCGCGGAGCACCTTCGGCGACCTGGCCCCGCACATCCGGGTCGCCACGACCAGGCTTCCCGACGATCCGCAACGCATCGCCGAGCTCGCCGACGCGGTCGCCGCTGCGGCCGCGCACACCCTCGCCACGGAGGACGAATGA